Proteins from a genomic interval of Ciona intestinalis chromosome 9, KH, whole genome shotgun sequence:
- the LOC113474005 gene encoding protein Dr1-like: protein MAEEDDLNLPRAAINKMIKEILPQVRVSNEARELIVACCNEFIHLVSSEANEICNKNTKKTIMPEHVLEALEALGFGTYVTECKEVLAECKHVAQKKRRGSSRLENLGIPEEELLRQQQELFAQARQQQLEQEQQEWLQQQMEMVRDGLIPAPGQPPSQDIAGPSSSAENG from the exons ATGGCTGAGGAAGATGACCTAAACCTACCAAGAGCCGCCATCAATAAAATGATAAAGGAAATTTTACCCCAG GTCCGAGTATCAAATGAAGCACGAGAATTAATAGTAGCTTGTTGTAATGAGTTCATTCATCTTGTTTCATCGGAAGCAAATGAgatttgcaacaaaaacacaaagaaGACCATAATGCCTGAGCATGTGTTGGAAG CATTAGAAGCGCTTGGGTTCGGGACTTACGTAACAGAATGCAAAGAAGTTCTTGCCGAATGCAAACATGTCGCACAGAAGAAGCGAAGAGGAAGTAGTAGGTTGGAAAACCTTGGCATTCCTGAGGAAGAATTACTAAGGCAACAACAGGAACTGTTTGCTCAG GCGAGACAGCAACAACTTGAGCAGGAACAGCAGGAGTGGCTTCAACAACAAATGGAGATGGTTCGTGATGGTTTGATACCCGCACCTGGTCAACCACCATCACAAGATATAGCTGGTCCTTCCTCTTCTGCTGAAAATGGTTGA
- the LOC113474056 gene encoding ribosome biogenesis protein wdr12-like, whose amino-acid sequence MAHFQIKLFTQQKQFSVTDNTFSVPGSSTCTELNDLVNKLLSEDKDESTRSDFDFLVNDEFIRTSLVDHVETKGLSSESVIDVEYLQRKQAPELKHSFQQPDWISSIKTTEKFIITGSYDCAVTVWDRVTTKQLVSGIGHSEPVKSIAIINYNSDEKKQKISFVSTSQDQHAVIWTYNSSTNQLSSLFCCKGHSKSVECAASNEKKSIFATGSWDSTIKVWSSSVTPEEDTQEVINSSKKKFKSGKKSLTRTAKVTLSGHTEVVSALTWLNENEICSGSWDHTIRIWDIDTAVEKSHMRGMKSILSLDYSHLSRLVVTGNTDRHVRLWDPRSGEGAVVKCNLTSHIGWVTSVHWAPNDSHTLVSGSLDNCVKMWDTRSPKAPLYDLQAHTDKVMSVDWSLPDIVASGGADCKVFTFTVNTGAVDNVYG is encoded by the coding sequence ATGGCTCACTTCCAAATTAAACTTTTCAcacaacaaaaacagttttcaGTTACTGATAATACGTTTTCTGTACCTGGTAGCAGCACATGCACAGAATTGAATGATTTAGTGAACAAACTTTTGTCAGAAGATAAGGATGAAAGCACCAGATCTGACTTCGACTTTCTTGTTAACGATGAGTTTATAAGAACTTCATTGGTTGATCATGTTGAAACTAAAGGGTTGTCCTCTGAATCTGTAATAGATGTGGAATATTTGCAACGTAAGCAAGCACCAGAGCTTAAACATTCATTTCAACAACCAGATTGGATAAGCAGCATAAAAACAACTGagaaatttattataactgGATCATATGACTGTGCGGTGACTGTTTGGGACAGAGTGACCACAAAACAGTTGGTTAGTGGTATTGGCCATTCTGAACCTGTGAAGTCAATTGCAATAATCAACTATAATTCTGAtgaaaaaaagcaaaagatAAGTTTTGTTAGCACGTCACAAGACCAACATGCTGTTATTTGGACGTATAACTCATCAACTAATCAGTTGAgttcattgttttgttgtaaagGTCACTCAAAGAGTGTAGAATGTGCTGCTAGCAATGAAAAGAAATCTATTTTTGCGACTGGCTCGTGGGATTCTACAATAAAGGTTTGGTCATCCTCTGTTACACCAGAAGAAGACACACAAGAGGTCATCAATTCAAGCAAAAAGAAATTCAAAAGTGGGAAAAAAAGTCTGACTAGGACGGCGAAAGTAACACTGTCGGGCCATACAGAGGTTGTGTCGGCACTCACATGGttgaatgaaaatgaaatttgttCTGGATCTTGGGATCATACTATTCGAATCTGGGATATTGATACAGCAGTAGAGAAGTCCCACATGCGAGGAATGAAGTCTATTTTATCGCTTGATTATTCCCATCTTAGTAGATTGGTTGTGACGGGGAATACAGATCGCCATGTAAGGTTGTGGGATCCTAGGAGTGGTGAAGGGGCCGTCGTGAAGTGTAATTTAACCTCACATATTGGCTGGGTGACTTCTGTTCACTGGGCCCCTAATGATTCTCATACATTAGTGAGTGGATCATTGGACAACTGTGTTAAAATGTGGGACACAAGGAGTCCTAAGGCCCCATTATACGACCTGCAAGCACACACAGATAAAGTAATGTCTGTTGATTGGTCTTTGCCGGACATTGTAGCCAGTGGAGGGGCTGACTGTAAAGTGTTTACTTTTACAGTTAACACTGGTGCAGTGGATAATGTATACGGATGA